Proteins encoded together in one Bacteroides ovatus window:
- a CDS encoding hybrid sensor histidine kinase/response regulator transcription factor encodes MRNILYAQLFFILIIAFVTSTKSYAFNVAKHISNVNGLTNNSVNCILEDAEHTIWIGTWDGLNAYNGREITTFRYSKNNPNSISNNVIRQIIECKGSLWIATDNGINRLDKRTRQITRYYLRTDNKVPNQEKSFILGKSAAGDIICLIKGLGFFVYNDSEDEFNPINTDFASHIKDYSVSDSDRMLFLLNNGNTVHLTYNLLVNGGKQSDLRTVDIQTPVDKIFLSKDRFILNKDNKLFLLNPDFTVSQCIELDSSKPVSQVILAENKMYVSFIEGGCIHYDLKKNTFTYLNELSSQLSVFTLYSGSQNILWIGTDGQGLIQLYHYDSLFETVHTSHPVRCFCEDEDGNILIGTKGSGIKLLNPATKELTDYLNESKGLISNSVYALRRNKANDIFIGTEGTGINILNAATGRLEKLEIPDKYPPFKAVYNIYFTNNDSLLWVGTSGYGLIKINISREQGRYHVKGFRQYNSSDKNISLNNDVVYAITSDPENNMLWFGTRGGGLNCINMKDNSIKSLEDMDSRILLTNNDVLCLLRDDANIWIGTSYGLNELKKEENDFRLIQYADEKLNNKTIHGILKDHEEKIWISTNQGLSSLNVKNNKIDNYTLNDGLQNDEFSDGAFFKDHRDFLYFGGVSGFSYFNPRNIHLRKFNPPLILSSLKIYNTVQDINERIRKGVLKLSYEERFMTFNFIAKDFINNENCEYAYRLKNHSDDWVGMGNNPNIIFTQLPPGEYQLEVKSTNGDKVWGNNIYRLTIKVGYPWWLSVPALIIYAILCIIIFYITKSVIKNRIRLSRQVLIAQVEKRHEQKIYESRLNFFTNVAHEFFTPLTLIYTPAQHLLEQDGVDGSTKKYLQIIKNNAERMQKLISELMEFRKTKSSNMDLHPENVNVKSLMEYASNNYVDILKENKIDFKVETHDTSEIYSDRNALEKIIFNLLSNAFKYTPRYGYIHVEISQNEPDKTLYLLVRNSGKGLTEQQMAEIFDKYKIFDTPKLGNSVSNGIGLNLTKSLVELLGGQISVNSELGKSVEFSVVIPSLPSDHSLVVTDEKDSLQKEKNGQDHLSPRKDTVILIVEDEKNIRDLLKDVLFDYVIHEAKDGVEALKEIEHNHPDIIISDIVMPNMDGLSLINKLKSDLKTSYIPIIGISAKASVEDQINAFNHGADAYIVKPFHPRQVISTIENLLSRQMLLKDYFNSSMSSVKVKDGIVLHPEDEELIQNVTDFIKNNIDDELLSPSSIAEFVGVSKATLYRKFKEIIDKTPSEFVRGIRLEYAAKLLRTTKLTVSEIMFKCGFSNKSYFYREFLKQYGVSPKDYRNQ; translated from the coding sequence ATGAGAAACATCTTATACGCACAATTATTTTTTATTCTGATTATTGCATTTGTCACTTCCACAAAGTCTTATGCTTTTAATGTGGCAAAACACATATCAAATGTTAACGGACTGACAAATAATTCAGTAAACTGTATTTTGGAAGATGCAGAACATACAATCTGGATTGGGACATGGGATGGACTGAATGCATATAATGGAAGAGAAATTACGACATTCAGATATAGCAAAAACAATCCGAATTCTATAAGTAATAACGTTATCCGCCAGATTATCGAATGTAAGGGCAGTTTATGGATAGCAACAGATAATGGAATCAATCGGTTAGATAAACGAACCCGTCAGATAACAAGGTATTATTTAAGAACAGATAATAAAGTACCCAATCAGGAAAAGTCTTTTATTTTAGGAAAGAGTGCGGCAGGAGATATTATCTGCCTCATAAAGGGGCTGGGGTTCTTTGTCTACAATGATTCTGAAGATGAGTTTAATCCGATTAACACAGACTTTGCAAGTCATATAAAGGATTATTCCGTGAGTGATTCCGATCGTATGCTTTTCCTTTTAAATAATGGAAATACCGTGCATCTGACTTACAATCTACTCGTTAACGGAGGAAAACAGAGTGATTTACGCACAGTCGACATACAGACGCCTGTAGATAAGATATTTCTGTCGAAAGACAGATTTATCTTAAACAAAGACAACAAACTTTTCCTTTTAAATCCCGACTTTACAGTTTCCCAATGCATTGAGCTGGATAGTAGCAAACCTGTATCGCAGGTTATTTTAGCAGAGAACAAGATGTACGTCAGCTTTATAGAAGGGGGATGTATTCATTATGATTTAAAAAAGAATACTTTTACCTACCTGAACGAACTATCCAGTCAGTTATCAGTCTTCACTCTTTATTCCGGTAGTCAGAACATATTGTGGATAGGAACGGACGGACAAGGATTAATTCAACTTTATCATTACGACTCTTTATTTGAAACCGTTCACACCAGTCACCCTGTGAGATGTTTTTGTGAAGATGAAGATGGTAATATTCTGATAGGAACAAAAGGAAGCGGAATAAAACTGTTGAATCCTGCAACGAAAGAATTGACAGATTATCTGAATGAGAGTAAAGGATTGATTTCCAATTCTGTCTATGCCTTGAGGAGAAATAAAGCGAATGACATTTTTATCGGAACGGAAGGAACCGGAATCAATATATTGAATGCTGCTACGGGACGATTGGAAAAGCTAGAGATACCTGACAAATACCCGCCTTTCAAGGCTGTGTACAACATTTATTTTACGAACAATGATTCTCTTTTATGGGTGGGAACATCAGGATATGGTTTAATCAAAATAAATATTTCCAGAGAGCAAGGTCGTTATCACGTTAAAGGATTCAGGCAATATAATTCGTCGGATAAGAATATCTCATTGAATAACGATGTTGTTTATGCCATTACATCCGATCCGGAAAACAATATGTTATGGTTTGGCACACGTGGCGGAGGCTTGAACTGTATCAACATGAAAGATAACAGCATAAAATCATTGGAGGATATGGACAGTCGGATTTTACTGACCAATAATGATGTATTGTGCTTACTGCGTGATGATGCCAATATATGGATAGGAACAAGTTATGGACTGAACGAATTGAAAAAGGAGGAGAATGATTTTCGCCTGATACAATATGCCGACGAGAAATTGAATAATAAAACAATTCATGGAATATTAAAAGACCACGAAGAAAAGATATGGATCAGTACCAACCAGGGATTGTCTAGCCTGAATGTAAAAAACAATAAAATAGATAATTATACCTTGAATGACGGATTGCAGAATGATGAATTCTCGGATGGAGCTTTCTTCAAGGATCATCGTGATTTCTTGTACTTTGGAGGAGTAAGCGGGTTTAGTTATTTCAATCCTCGAAATATACATTTGCGCAAGTTTAATCCTCCACTTATATTAAGTAGTTTGAAGATATATAATACGGTACAGGACATTAATGAACGTATCAGAAAAGGAGTGTTAAAACTTAGCTATGAAGAAAGATTCATGACTTTCAATTTCATAGCCAAAGACTTTATTAATAATGAAAACTGTGAATATGCTTATCGCTTGAAAAACCACTCGGATGATTGGGTGGGGATGGGTAATAACCCGAATATTATCTTTACCCAACTTCCTCCGGGTGAGTACCAGCTTGAAGTGAAGAGCACGAATGGCGACAAAGTATGGGGAAATAACATTTATCGCTTAACTATAAAAGTAGGTTATCCGTGGTGGCTTAGTGTTCCTGCATTGATTATCTATGCCATATTGTGCATTATTATCTTCTACATCACAAAGTCTGTTATCAAAAATCGCATACGGTTAAGCCGCCAGGTTCTTATAGCCCAGGTAGAGAAACGGCATGAACAGAAGATTTATGAATCCCGGCTCAATTTCTTCACCAATGTGGCACATGAATTCTTTACCCCCCTAACTTTGATTTATACACCTGCACAGCACTTGTTGGAACAGGACGGTGTAGATGGTAGTACAAAGAAATATCTCCAAATAATAAAGAATAATGCCGAAAGGATGCAGAAGCTGATTAGTGAGTTGATGGAGTTTCGTAAAACTAAATCGAGCAATATGGATTTGCATCCTGAAAATGTGAACGTAAAATCATTGATGGAATATGCTTCCAACAATTATGTGGATATCCTGAAAGAGAATAAAATAGACTTCAAGGTAGAGACTCATGATACGTCAGAGATCTATTCCGACCGCAATGCTTTGGAAAAAATTATATTCAATTTACTGTCGAATGCGTTCAAATATACTCCTCGTTATGGATATATTCATGTTGAAATATCACAAAATGAGCCTGATAAAACCTTATACTTGCTCGTAAGAAATTCCGGCAAGGGGTTAACCGAGCAACAGATGGCAGAGATATTTGATAAGTATAAGATATTTGATACTCCCAAATTGGGTAACTCTGTAAGCAATGGCATAGGTTTAAATCTAACCAAGAGTCTGGTTGAATTATTAGGCGGGCAGATAAGTGTAAATAGTGAACTGGGAAAAAGTGTTGAATTTTCAGTCGTGATTCCTTCTCTACCATCCGATCATTCACTTGTTGTAACGGATGAAAAAGATTCGTTGCAGAAAGAAAAGAACGGGCAGGATCACTTATCCCCTCGCAAAGATACTGTCATACTGATAGTGGAAGATGAAAAGAATATCAGAGACCTGCTGAAAGATGTCCTCTTTGATTATGTGATACACGAAGCAAAAGACGGCGTGGAGGCTTTGAAAGAGATAGAACATAATCATCCTGATATTATTATAAGTGATATTGTCATGCCCAATATGGACGGCTTGAGCTTGATTAATAAATTGAAATCCGATTTGAAAACAAGTTATATTCCGATCATAGGAATATCGGCAAAGGCTTCTGTAGAAGACCAGATTAATGCCTTTAACCATGGTGCGGATGCTTATATCGTCAAACCATTTCACCCGAGGCAGGTGATATCCACCATAGAGAATCTGCTGTCGAGACAAATGCTTTTAAAGGACTATTTCAATTCCAGCATGTCTTCTGTGAAAGTGAAAGACGGGATTGTTCTTCATCCGGAAGACGAAGAGTTAATACAGAATGTAACAGACTTCATAAAGAATAATATAGATGATGAGTTATTAAGCCCTTCTTCTATTGCCGAATTTGTAGGAGTGAGCAAAGCTACCTTATATCGGAAGTTCAAAGAAATAATAGATAAGACTCCGAGTGAATTTGTACGAGGCATCAGACTGGAATATGCAGCCAAGTTATTAAGGACAACCAAGTTGACCGTATCCGAGATTATGTTTAAATGTGGATTCTCTAATAAATCTTATTTCTATCGGGAGTTTTTAAAGCAATACGGTGTATCTCCCAAAGATTACCGGAATCAATAG
- a CDS encoding RagB/SusD family nutrient uptake outer membrane protein, translating to MRKILFIICWALAGVGLYSCSLDEPSYGKTTSDNYYQKESDIEQALTGAYLQLRTTWNEYALNHYFVGDCSTDDALKGGGNDGDRAEVRDLSDFTIYTTNGEVGRRWEILYRLINRCNDVIYYAPDAIGNEELLKRYANEAKALRAFGYYCLVTTFGEVPLITTPMQPAEILQIPRSPLEKVYECIVNDLTDASALPAKGDYSEDDAYRVTRGFAKTMLAKTYMFKGDFTSAETVLHDIIEVDKDYALLSDYGMNWRTEYENSSESVFEIANKVYDKNIATGTNVPHFFTSRRISGYQGYGFHVPTQDLHDAFDADDPRITYVFTQTGDRYKGDTEAQDNAESPSGYHDYKMTVPAVEKTGFDVWMISYNIRLIRYSDVLLMYAEVLNENGKPGLALPYLNDVRERARKTNPIDPRRDQQAYIPATTTNTLPDITETDQERLKEIIWKERRCELAMEGWRRDDLMRQKRFGTVMRAYATKYNTSKGANFRDDRDYLFPIPQGERDKSNNILSQNPGF from the coding sequence ATGAGAAAAATATTATTTATAATATGCTGGGCTCTTGCCGGAGTGGGGTTGTATAGCTGCTCTCTCGACGAACCAAGTTATGGTAAAACCACAAGCGATAATTATTATCAGAAGGAAAGCGATATTGAACAAGCCTTGACAGGAGCTTATCTTCAATTACGTACAACTTGGAATGAATATGCATTAAATCATTATTTTGTGGGTGATTGCAGCACTGATGATGCTCTAAAAGGAGGAGGAAATGACGGTGACCGTGCCGAAGTACGCGACTTGTCCGACTTTACGATCTACACAACCAATGGTGAAGTAGGACGTCGTTGGGAGATTCTGTACAGATTAATCAATCGCTGTAACGATGTGATTTATTATGCTCCTGATGCAATAGGAAACGAAGAACTATTGAAACGTTATGCAAACGAGGCAAAAGCATTGAGAGCATTCGGGTACTATTGTCTGGTCACTACATTCGGAGAAGTGCCTCTAATCACTACGCCGATGCAACCCGCTGAAATACTGCAAATACCCCGCTCCCCATTGGAGAAGGTATATGAATGTATTGTGAATGATTTAACCGATGCCTCCGCACTTCCTGCAAAAGGAGATTACTCTGAAGATGATGCTTATCGTGTAACACGCGGCTTTGCAAAAACAATGCTTGCTAAAACATATATGTTCAAAGGTGATTTTACCTCTGCCGAAACGGTACTTCATGATATTATTGAAGTGGACAAAGACTATGCGTTGTTGAGTGATTACGGCATGAACTGGCGCACTGAATATGAAAACAGTTCGGAATCAGTATTTGAGATTGCCAACAAAGTATATGACAAAAACATAGCCACAGGTACCAATGTCCCTCACTTCTTCACAAGCAGACGCATCTCCGGTTATCAGGGATATGGATTTCACGTACCGACCCAAGATCTCCATGATGCCTTTGACGCAGATGACCCACGTATTACTTATGTATTCACACAAACTGGTGATAGATATAAAGGTGATACTGAAGCGCAGGACAATGCTGAATCTCCAAGCGGTTATCATGATTACAAGATGACTGTGCCAGCAGTAGAAAAAACTGGTTTCGACGTCTGGATGATTAGTTACAACATTCGTTTGATCCGTTATTCCGATGTTCTCTTGATGTATGCCGAAGTATTAAACGAAAATGGAAAACCAGGGCTTGCACTTCCTTACCTGAATGATGTAAGAGAAAGAGCCCGCAAAACTAATCCGATAGATCCGAGAAGAGATCAACAGGCGTATATTCCTGCTACAACAACTAATACACTGCCCGACATAACAGAAACCGACCAAGAGCGCCTGAAAGAAATCATCTGGAAGGAACGTCGTTGTGAATTGGCAATGGAAGGATGGAGACGGGATGACCTGATGAGACAAAAACGTTTCGGAACCGTTATGCGTGCTTATGCAACCAAATATAATACATCGAAAGGTGCCAATTTTAGGGACGACAGAGATTATCTGTTTCCGATACCGCAAGGTGAAAGGGATAAGAGCAACAATATTCTTTCCCAAAATCCGGGTTTTTAA
- a CDS encoding DNA-methyltransferase — MPLKSYYKSSDGAFTLLLGDCRQLLSQFDFQFDMIFADPPYFLSNGGISVQSGKIVCVDKGDWDRSFGKESIDNFNYKWIADCRDKLKDNGTIWISGTYHNIFSVANQLTELGFKILNCITWVKTNPPPNISCRYFTYSAEYIIWARKNNNVSHYYNYDFMKMSNANHQMTDVWNLSAIEGWEKIHGKHPTQKPINLLARVIAASTRPGAWILDPFAGSSTTGVTANLLKRRFLGIDIEQKYLELSILRRKDLDFPKVRADFLSRIYSINVHAISLEDK; from the coding sequence ATGCCCTTAAAATCATATTATAAATCATCGGATGGAGCATTTACTCTTTTACTTGGCGATTGTCGACAACTTTTGTCACAGTTTGATTTTCAATTTGATATGATTTTTGCTGATCCTCCTTATTTTCTTTCGAATGGAGGGATTTCTGTACAATCTGGTAAAATTGTTTGTGTAGATAAAGGAGATTGGGATCGTAGTTTTGGCAAAGAATCCATTGATAATTTTAATTATAAATGGATTGCTGATTGTCGTGACAAACTTAAAGATAATGGTACAATTTGGATATCAGGGACTTATCATAATATTTTTTCTGTAGCTAATCAGTTAACTGAACTTGGGTTTAAAATTCTTAACTGCATTACGTGGGTGAAAACTAACCCTCCTCCTAATATCTCGTGTCGTTATTTTACATACTCGGCAGAATACATTATTTGGGCTCGTAAAAATAATAATGTTTCTCATTATTATAATTATGATTTTATGAAAATGAGTAATGCTAATCATCAGATGACAGATGTTTGGAATTTGTCTGCTATTGAGGGATGGGAAAAGATACACGGTAAACATCCTACTCAAAAACCGATAAATTTATTAGCTAGGGTTATTGCAGCTAGTACTAGGCCTGGGGCATGGATATTAGATCCTTTTGCCGGTAGTAGTACTACTGGTGTCACGGCTAATCTTTTGAAACGTCGATTTCTTGGTATTGATATTGAACAAAAGTACCTTGAACTTAGTATTCTACGGAGAAAAGACTTGGATTTTCCTAAGGTTCGTGCAGATTTTCTTTCTAGGATTTACAGCATTAATGTTCATGCTATCTCTTTAGAAGATAAATAA
- a CDS encoding type II restriction enzyme codes for MNNASKIDTNWTKIFNKYPILQTIKDEGKYIITAQQIKEFWEPRLMTKHDHSVNRPQIFIDNSLSILPITRGSYIIGAMDLYHDFALSDREKVFDSTDSMPVSSPAFIESIDFNNITSEATAINSIYVSDILRDFLNEPTLLPTVNGRMGAGSFSFSVNCLSGEDTSLLVDVSNSQIEIDGGYEGTNSLCLIEAKSSLSTDFLVRQLYYPFRLWTNKITKPIRPVFLLYSNGTYYLFEYAFEEIGNYNSLKRVQYKKYRIENDVITLQDILEIPKRIPVVKEPQIQFPQADSLERIINLCEIMNSDNKAFNKYGIAKIYSFDERQSDYYANAGVYLGLIQRYKKGSIYNYKLSNLGKQIFKLPLRSRHLRVAELILSHSPFRQTLKSYIDNANIPSKEEVIDIMRHCELYRMSENLYYRRSSTVISWINWVLNLRTE; via the coding sequence ATGAATAATGCAAGTAAGATAGACACTAATTGGACGAAAATTTTTAATAAATATCCTATTCTGCAAACTATAAAAGATGAAGGAAAGTATATTATAACAGCACAACAAATTAAAGAATTTTGGGAGCCTCGTTTGATGACTAAACACGATCATAGTGTCAATAGACCCCAGATATTTATAGATAATTCTTTGTCTATTTTGCCAATTACACGAGGAAGCTATATTATTGGTGCAATGGACTTGTATCATGATTTTGCATTATCTGATAGAGAGAAAGTCTTTGATAGTACAGATAGTATGCCTGTTTCTTCACCTGCATTTATTGAGTCTATTGATTTTAATAATATCACAAGTGAGGCTACGGCTATTAATAGCATATATGTTTCGGATATTCTCAGGGATTTCTTGAATGAACCGACCTTGTTGCCTACGGTAAATGGGCGAATGGGAGCTGGAAGTTTCTCATTTAGTGTCAATTGTTTGTCAGGTGAAGATACTTCTCTTTTAGTGGATGTAAGTAACTCACAGATAGAGATTGATGGAGGTTATGAAGGAACAAATTCTTTGTGTTTGATTGAAGCTAAAAGTTCTCTTTCTACAGATTTTTTGGTACGCCAACTTTACTATCCTTTTAGATTATGGACTAATAAGATAACTAAGCCTATCAGACCTGTATTTTTATTGTATAGTAATGGTACATATTATTTATTTGAATATGCTTTTGAAGAAATAGGTAATTATAATTCCTTAAAGAGAGTGCAATATAAAAAATATCGTATTGAGAACGATGTGATAACCTTACAGGATATACTTGAGATACCAAAGCGTATTCCAGTTGTCAAGGAACCGCAAATTCAATTCCCACAAGCAGATTCGTTGGAACGCATTATCAACCTTTGTGAAATTATGAATTCGGATAATAAAGCGTTTAATAAATATGGTATAGCAAAAATATATAGTTTTGATGAGCGCCAGTCAGATTATTATGCGAATGCAGGTGTTTATTTGGGTTTAATTCAGCGGTATAAAAAAGGGAGTATCTACAATTATAAACTATCGAATTTAGGGAAACAAATTTTTAAATTGCCATTGCGAAGCCGACATCTTCGGGTGGCAGAATTGATTCTTAGCCATAGTCCTTTTAGACAGACATTGAAGAGTTATATTGATAATGCTAATATCCCATCTAAAGAGGAGGTAATAGATATCATGAGGCATTGCGAACTTTACCGCATGTCTGAAAATTTATATTATCGCCGTTCCAGTACAGTGATTAGTTGGATAAATTGGGTACTTAATTTACGTACTGAATAA
- a CDS encoding DNA adenine methylase, which produces MSSRRTNKLVVPFVKWVGGKRQILSEIEKYLPSKFATYYEPFIGGGALLFHIQPKNAIINDFNAELINLYTVIKENPLELIADLKKHKNEADYFYEIRSLDRDREKFSALTNIERASRIIFLNKTCYNGLFRVNSSGEFNTPFGRYKNPNIVNEITIKAVSLYLNNSNVLIMNGDFEEALHNVSKGDFVYLDPPYDPLSNSSSFTGYTQGGFDRTEQERLRNVCDWLHAKKAKFLLSNSCTDLILDLYKNYNITEIKAIRSINSDAEKRGQVSEVLIRNYE; this is translated from the coding sequence ATGTCATCAAGAAGAACTAATAAACTTGTAGTTCCCTTTGTAAAGTGGGTTGGAGGAAAGAGGCAGATACTTTCAGAAATTGAAAAGTATTTGCCTTCAAAATTTGCAACTTACTACGAGCCTTTTATTGGTGGAGGAGCGTTACTTTTTCATATACAGCCAAAAAATGCCATTATCAATGATTTTAATGCTGAATTAATAAACCTTTATACTGTAATAAAAGAAAATCCATTAGAACTGATAGCGGATTTGAAAAAACATAAAAATGAAGCAGACTATTTTTATGAGATTCGGAGTCTGGATAGAGATAGAGAGAAATTTTCGGCATTAACAAACATAGAAAGAGCTTCGCGAATTATATTTCTAAATAAAACTTGTTATAATGGTTTATTTCGAGTGAATAGCTCTGGGGAATTTAATACTCCTTTTGGTAGATATAAGAATCCTAATATAGTCAATGAGATAACTATAAAAGCTGTCTCCTTATATTTGAATAATTCCAATGTCTTAATAATGAATGGTGATTTCGAGGAGGCTTTACATAACGTTTCTAAAGGTGATTTCGTTTATCTCGATCCTCCTTATGATCCGTTATCAAACAGTTCTTCATTTACGGGATATACTCAGGGAGGATTTGATCGTACAGAACAAGAACGGTTGAGAAATGTTTGTGATTGGCTGCATGCAAAGAAGGCAAAGTTTCTCTTATCAAACTCATGTACTGATTTGATTCTTGATTTATATAAGAACTATAACATAACTGAAATAAAGGCCATTCGATCCATCAATTCAGATGCTGAAAAGAGGGGACAGGTCTCTGAAGTATTAATAAGAAATTATGAATAA
- the rbr gene encoding rubrerythrin yields MAKSIKGTQTEKNLLTSFAGESQARMRYTYFASAAKKEGYEQIAAIFTETADQEKEHAKRMFKFLEGGMVEITASYPAGVIGNTLENLRAAAAGEHEEWSLDYPHFADVAEQEGFPMIAAMYRNISIAEKGHEERYLAFVNNIENMTVFAKEGEVVWQCRNCGYIEIGKEAPEVCPACLHPQAYFEVKKENY; encoded by the coding sequence ATGGCTAAGAGTATTAAAGGAACTCAAACAGAGAAAAATCTGTTGACTTCATTCGCAGGAGAATCACAGGCTAGAATGCGTTACACTTATTTCGCAAGTGCAGCTAAAAAAGAAGGCTACGAACAAATTGCGGCTATTTTCACTGAAACTGCCGATCAGGAAAAAGAACATGCAAAACGTATGTTTAAGTTCCTCGAAGGCGGTATGGTAGAAATCACTGCCAGCTATCCGGCCGGTGTAATTGGTAATACACTTGAAAATCTTCGCGCTGCCGCAGCGGGTGAACATGAAGAATGGTCACTGGATTATCCTCACTTTGCCGACGTGGCAGAACAGGAAGGTTTCCCGATGATTGCTGCTATGTACCGCAATATCTCCATCGCAGAAAAAGGTCACGAAGAAAGATATCTTGCCTTCGTAAATAACATCGAAAATATGACTGTATTCGCTAAAGAAGGCGAAGTGGTATGGCAATGCCGTAACTGCGGTTACATTGAAATCGGTAAGGAAGCTCCTGAAGTTTGCCCGGCATGTCTGCATCCACAGGCTTATTTCGAGGTGAAGAAGGAAAACTATTAA